One Eschrichtius robustus isolate mEscRob2 unplaced genomic scaffold, mEscRob2.pri scaffold_707, whole genome shotgun sequence genomic window carries:
- the LOC137758172 gene encoding melanoma-associated antigen 1-like isoform X1 — translation MRGPWSEGKHQVSRGRSPRICRGQGVDPGRGLRGARSPEQWGAHRVRPTPPASTEGPRAVPQSTPEVPPPFPLQGLQEPGGEGPGLRHVSSGHRAEEAQAAPGVKVRLAGDRPPRRSAPVMPEGTPPDEPCPWSVPVTPAQTPVGGPTPVIRPLVEMRELRQPEADLQAPVQAQGPVEAQLFGAAGEEAASPSSSSSPVAPSFSAYAESLPQEALTVLKSHLVVFLLLKYRTKEPICKAEMLNMVLRDHRDHFPVVFSRACECMQLVFGVDVKEVDPRECTYVLVPTLGLTCDAVLSDGQSMPKAGLLVMVLGLIALYGDHAPEEEVWELLSIMEVYAGKQHCIYGEPRELLTKVWVQEGYVEYRQVPHSDPARYEFLWGPRAHAETSKWQVLEHLLRVNTVGPPSAGAVSDEEEGA, via the exons ATGCGAGGACCTTGGTCTGAGGGGAAACATCAGGTCAGCAGAGGGAGGAGTCCCAGGATCTGCCGGGGTCAAGGTGTGGACCCCGGGAGAGGACTGAGGGGAGCCCGATCTCCGGAACAATGGGGGGCCCACAGAGTCCGGCCCACCCCTCCTGCCAGCACCGAGGGGCCCAGGGCTGTGCCACAATCTACACCCGAGGTGCCCCCTCCATTCCCCTTACAGGGGCTCCAGGAACCGGGAGGCGAAGGCCCAGGTCTGAGGCACGTGTCCTCAGGCCACAGAGCAGAGGAGGCCCAGGCAGCGCCAGGAGTCAAGGTGAG GTTGGCAGGGGACAGGCCGCCCAGGAGGAGCGCCCCTGTGATGCCCGAGGGAACCCCTCCAGACGAGCCCT gtCCGTGGTCCGTACCTGTCACCCCTGCCCAGACTCCCGTCGGCGGCCCGACCCCAGTCATCAGGCCCCTGGTCGAGATGAGAGAGCTGCGCCAGCCTGAGGCAGACCTTCAGGCCCCAGTCCAGGCCCAGGGCCCGGTGGAGGCGCAGCTGTTCGGGGCTGCGGGGGAGGAGGCCGCATCcccctcgtcctcctcctcccccgtCGCCCCCTCCTTCTCCGCCTATGCCGAGTCCTTGCCCCAGGAGGCACTTACTGTGCTGAAGTCTCACCTGGTGGTATTCCTGCTCCTCAAGTATCGCACCAAGGAGCCGATCTGCAAGGCGGAGATGCTGAATATGGTCCTCCGTGACCATCGGGACCACTTCCCCGTGGTCTTCAGCCGAGCTTGCGAGTGCATGCAGCTGGTGTTTGGCGTGGACGTGAAGGAGGTGGACCCCCGCGAGTGCACCTACGTCCTGGTCCCCACCCTGGGCCTCACCTGTGATGCAGTGCTGAGCGATGGGCAGAGCATGCCCAAGGCCGGCCTCCTGGTGATGGTCCTGGGCCTGATCGCCCTGTACGGTGACCACGCCCCTGAGGAGGAGGTCTGGGAATTGCTCAGCATCATGGAGGTGTATGCAGGGAAGCAGCACTGCATCTACGGGGAGCCCAGGGAGCTCCTCACCAAAGTGTGGGTGCAGGAGGGCTACGTGGAGTACCGGCAGGTGCCCCACAGCGACCCCGCCCGCTACGAGTTCCTGTGGGGTCCCCGGGCCCACGCGGAGACCAGCAAGTGGCAGGTCCTGGAGCATCTGCTCAGGGTCAATACCGTGGGTCCCCCGTCTGCAGGGGCTGTGAGCGATGAGGA
- the LOC137758172 gene encoding melanoma-associated antigen 10-like isoform X2 produces MPEGTPPDEPCPWSVPVTPAQTPVGGPTPVIRPLVEMRELRQPEADLQAPVQAQGPVEAQLFGAAGEEAASPSSSSSPVAPSFSAYAESLPQEALTVLKSHLVVFLLLKYRTKEPICKAEMLNMVLRDHRDHFPVVFSRACECMQLVFGVDVKEVDPRECTYVLVPTLGLTCDAVLSDGQSMPKAGLLVMVLGLIALYGDHAPEEEVWELLSIMEVYAGKQHCIYGEPRELLTKVWVQEGYVEYRQVPHSDPARYEFLWGPRAHAETSKWQVLEHLLRVNTVGPPSAGAVSDEEEGA; encoded by the exons ATGCCCGAGGGAACCCCTCCAGACGAGCCCT gtCCGTGGTCCGTACCTGTCACCCCTGCCCAGACTCCCGTCGGCGGCCCGACCCCAGTCATCAGGCCCCTGGTCGAGATGAGAGAGCTGCGCCAGCCTGAGGCAGACCTTCAGGCCCCAGTCCAGGCCCAGGGCCCGGTGGAGGCGCAGCTGTTCGGGGCTGCGGGGGAGGAGGCCGCATCcccctcgtcctcctcctcccccgtCGCCCCCTCCTTCTCCGCCTATGCCGAGTCCTTGCCCCAGGAGGCACTTACTGTGCTGAAGTCTCACCTGGTGGTATTCCTGCTCCTCAAGTATCGCACCAAGGAGCCGATCTGCAAGGCGGAGATGCTGAATATGGTCCTCCGTGACCATCGGGACCACTTCCCCGTGGTCTTCAGCCGAGCTTGCGAGTGCATGCAGCTGGTGTTTGGCGTGGACGTGAAGGAGGTGGACCCCCGCGAGTGCACCTACGTCCTGGTCCCCACCCTGGGCCTCACCTGTGATGCAGTGCTGAGCGATGGGCAGAGCATGCCCAAGGCCGGCCTCCTGGTGATGGTCCTGGGCCTGATCGCCCTGTACGGTGACCACGCCCCTGAGGAGGAGGTCTGGGAATTGCTCAGCATCATGGAGGTGTATGCAGGGAAGCAGCACTGCATCTACGGGGAGCCCAGGGAGCTCCTCACCAAAGTGTGGGTGCAGGAGGGCTACGTGGAGTACCGGCAGGTGCCCCACAGCGACCCCGCCCGCTACGAGTTCCTGTGGGGTCCCCGGGCCCACGCGGAGACCAGCAAGTGGCAGGTCCTGGAGCATCTGCTCAGGGTCAATACCGTGGGTCCCCCGTCTGCAGGGGCTGTGAGCGATGAGGA